In Myotis daubentonii chromosome 16, mMyoDau2.1, whole genome shotgun sequence, one DNA window encodes the following:
- the LOC132218505 gene encoding pre-mRNA cleavage complex 2 protein Pcf11-like, with the protein MAANLHTEGRGQLSEVEESPPLGAREDACRDYQSSLEDLTVNSKPHINMLTILAQENLHFAKDIVSLIEAQTAKAPSSEKLPVMYLMDSIVKNVGREYLTAFTTNLVATFIRVFEKVDKNTRKSLFKLRSTWNEIFPLKILHALDVRVNSLDPAWPVQPLPPNQNTSSIHVTSTFLNKSPEEPSAGKMCHSGCKQSHMEDFVPPSREERNAKRSAEQDVRDPKRIKKTEDERPQENKSLQQGEDHSKSPHLRRRESWSSAKGVVSPRAPKQQHRLSVDANLQVFTELTLASKRELLQKTSEHLASGEITQDEYLVVAPQIRQLFQYQEGVREEQRSPFNDHFPLKRPRCEDAGEPFVDTSASRLAGLDTNQRLTVLAEDRPLFDEPSRPSVTRDGPTKMIFEGPNKLSPRIDGPSAPGFLRLDGSPGQMGAGGPLRFEGPPGPEGTPLRFEGPVGQAGRGGFRLEGSPGLRFEGPHGQPVGGLRFDNPGGQPIRGHRFEGGRGPSGPAIRFDGPHSQPEGGIRFEGPLLQHGVGMRFEGPHGQSVAGLRFEGQHNQLGGNLRFQGPHGQPGFGIRFEGPLVRQGGGMRFDGPVPGGGLRLEGPLGQGGPRLEGCHAFRFDGQPGQPSLLPRFDGLHGQLGPRFERTGQPGSQRFDGPPGQQVQPRFDGVPQRLDGPQHQQASRFGVPLGLQGTRFDNHPSQRLESVSFRQTGPYSEPPGNAFNAPSKGLQFPRHEQIFDSPQGPNFNGLRGPGNQSFSNPLSRASGHSFDEKNLQSPQCGNFGNLPAQITAGNMQVSQQVLTGVAQPVPFGQGQQFLPVHPKNPGAFVQNPSGALPKAYPDHHLSQADANELFSKLLRTGIRKLPQPDSATAQVNEVAAQPPTEEKEGQNEDRDVPDLTNFTMEELKQRYDSVINQLHTGIQCYSCGMRFTTSQADVYADHLDWHYRQNRTKKDVSRKVTRRRWYYSSTDWIEFEEIADLEERAKSQFLEKAHEEVVLKTQQAAKEKQSQSVPAGPAGAVESCEICQDQFEQYWDDEEEEWHLKNAIRVDGKICHPSCYEDDQNTSSFDCTPSPSKKPVENPLNIMLNMVRHEFQEPCESTNVKEEQIDTPPACTEDSIATSQKIKTEDDIVESV; encoded by the exons atggcagctaatttgcatactgaaggcaggggaCAGCTCTCAGAGGTGGAGGAG AGCCCACCCTTGGGGGCCCGGGAGGACGCCTGTCGGGATTATCAGTCATCCCTCGAAGACCTGACCGTCAATAGCAAACCGCACATCAATATGCTGACCATTCTAGCCCAGGAGAACCTGCACTTCGCCAAGGATATCGTCTCTCTCATCGAGGCCCAAACCGCCAAGGCTCCTTCCTCAGAGAAGCTTCCCGTTATGTACCTTATGGATTCTATCGTGAAAAACGTTGGCCGAGAGTATCTCACCGCCTTTACTACAAATCTAGTTGCAACATTTATTCGTGTGTTTGAAAAGGTGGataaaaataccagaaaaagTCTATTTAAATTACGTTCCACATGGAATGAGATATTCCCATTGAAGATTCTTCATGCCCTGGATGTCAGAGTCAATTCATTAGATCCTGCTTGGCCTGTTCAACCTCTACCCCCCAATCAGAATACATCTAGCATCCATGTGACTTCTACATTTCTAAATAAATCGCCTGAAGAGCCTTCAGCTGGAAAGATGTGCCACTCTGGATGTAAGCAGTCACATATGGAAGACTTTGTGCCACCTTCCAGGGAAGAAAGAAATGCTAAGAGAAGTGCTGAACAAGATGTTCGAGATCCAAAGCGAATAAAAAAGACTGAAGACGAACgaccacaagaaaataaaagcttaCAACAAGGTGAGGACCATAGTAAATCTCCTCATCTAAGGCGGAGGGAAAGCTGGTCGAGCGCTAAAGGGGTTGTGTCACCTCGAGCCCCAAAGCAACAGCATCGATTAAGCGTAGATGCCAATCTTCAGGTTTTCACAGAGTTAACTCTCGCAAGCAAAAGAGAATTACTTCAAAAGACGAGTGAACATTTAGCATCTGGTGAAATTACACAGGATGAGTACCTTGTTGTTGCGCCTCAAATTCGACAGCTATTTCAGTATCAAGAAGGTGTACGAGAAGAGCAGAGGTCACCATTCAATGATCATTTTCCACTTAAGCGACCTAGATGTGAAGATGCAGGTGAACCATTTGTAGATACCTCAGCATCACGACTCGCCGGCCTAGATACAAATCAGCGCCTTACAGTGTTAGCTGAAGACAGACCGTTATTTGATGAACCTAGTAGGCCATCGGTAACAAGAGATGGCCCGACCAAGATGATTTTTGAAGGACCTAATAAATTAAGCCCTAGGATTGATGGACCTTCTGCACCAGGTTTTCTTCGATTGGATGGGTCACCTGGACAAATGGGGGCCGGTGGTCCTTTGAGATTTGAAGGTCCTCCGGGACCAGAAGGGacacctctgaggtttgaagggcCAGTTGgtcaagcaggcagaggtggttttcGGTTGGAAGGTTCCCCTGGTCTGAGGTTTGAGGGACCTCATGGTCAGCCTGTGGGTGGACTTAGATTTGATAATCCCGGAGGTCAGCCTATACGTGGACATAGATTTGAGGGGGGTCGTGGTCCATCAGGACCTGCAATTAGGTTTGATGGACCTCATAGTCAGCCAGAAGGTGGGATCAGATTTGAGGGCCCTTTGCTACAGCACGGAGTTGGAATGAGGTTTGAGGGCCCCCATGGCCAGTCAGTCGCTGGCCTGAGGTTTGAAGGACAACATAATCAACTTGGTGGAAACCTTAGGTTTCAGGGTCCACATGGTCAACCAGGGTTTGGGATCAGGTTTGAGGGACCTTTAGTCCGACAAGGAGGTGGAATGAGGTTTGACGGTCCTGTACCAGGAGGTGGACTGAGACTTGAAGGGCCTCTGGGTCAAGGTGGTCCAAGATTGGAAGGTTGTCATGCTTTCAGGTTTGATGGGCAGCCAGGTCAGCCATCACTCTTACCAAGATTTGATGGATTACATGGCCAACTAGGTCCTAGATTTGAAAGAACTGGTCAGCCAGGCTCACAGAGATTTGATGGACCACCTGGACAGCAGGTTCAACCAAGATTTGATGGTGTTCCTCAAAGACTTGATGGTCCACAACACCAGCAAGCATCAAGGTTTGGTGTTCCCCTTGGTCTTCAAGGCACACGATTTGACAATCATCCTTCACAAAGGCTTGAATCCGTTTCGTTCCGTCAGACTGGTCCATATAGTGAGCCACCTGGCAATGCTTTTAATGCCCCATCCAAAGGACTGCAATTCCCAAGACACGAACAAATATTTGATTCACCTCAAGGACCCAATTTTAATGGACTGCGTGGCCCTGGAAACCAGAGTTTCTCAAATCCCCTTAGCAGAGCTTCTGGACACTCTTTTGATGAAAAGAATCTTCAAAGTCCTCAATGTGGAAACTTTGGCAATTTACCTGCTCAGATAACAGCGGGAAACATGCAGGTGTCTCAACAGGTTCTCactggtgttgctcagccagTACCGTTTGGCCAGGGACAACAATTTTTACCAGTTCATCCAAAAAATCCTGGAGCATTTGTTCAGAATCCTTCCGGAGCCCTTCCTAAGGCATATCCTGATCATCACCTCAGTCAGGCAGATGccaatgaattattttcaaaactgcTAAGAACAGGAATTCGCAAATTGCCCCAGCCTGATTCAGCTACagcacaagtaaatgaagttgcTGCTCAGCCTCCCACTGAAGAGAAGGAAGGTCAAAATGAAGATCGAGATGTTCCCGATCTTACCAATTTTACAATGGAAGAGTTAAAACAACGTTATGATAGTGTTATAAATCAACTGCACACTGGTATTCAGTGTTACTCTTGTGGAATGAGGTTTACAACGTCACAGGCAGATGTATATGCAGATCACTTGGACTGGCATTATCGGCAAAATAGAACTAAAAAAGACGTTAGCAGAAAAGTTACTCGTAGACGTTGGTACTACAGTTCAACAGACTGGATAGAATTTGAGGAAATAGCTGATTTGGAAGAACGGGCAAAGAGCCAGTTTCTTGAAAAGGCGCATGAAGAAGTTGTGCTCAAAACTCAGCAAGCTGCTAAGGAAAAGCAGTCCCAAAGTGTACCGGCAGGGCCAGCTGGAGCAGTGGAGAGTTGTGAAATCTGTCAAGACCAATTTGAACAATACTGGGATGACGAAGAGGAGGAGTGGCATTTAAAGAATGCCATCAGAGTGGATGGAAAGATTTGTCATCCATCATGTTATGAAGATGATCAAAATACATCTTCATTTGACTGTACACCATCTCCCAGCAAGAAACCAGTTGAAAACCCTCTGAATATTATGTTGAACATGGTCAGACATGAATTTCAGGAACCCTGTGAGAGTACCAATGTTAAGGAAGAACAAATTGATACCCCACCAGCTTGTACAGAGGACAGCATAGCAACATCTCAGA AAATTAAAACGGAAGATGATATAGTTGAGtcagtttaa